One window from the genome of Nitrosospira multiformis encodes:
- the nuoK gene encoding NADH-quinone oxidoreductase subunit NuoK has product MVSLSHYLVLGAILFAISIVGIFLNRKNVIILLMAIELMLLAVNMNFVAFSHYLQDVSGQIFVFFILTVAAAESAIGLAILVVLFRNLRTINVDDLDKLKG; this is encoded by the coding sequence TTGGTTTCATTATCCCATTACCTTGTCCTCGGCGCGATTCTGTTCGCCATCAGCATTGTCGGGATTTTTCTCAACAGGAAAAATGTAATCATCCTGTTGATGGCGATCGAACTAATGCTCCTGGCGGTAAACATGAATTTCGTCGCATTTTCGCATTACCTGCAAGATGTGTCGGGGCAGATTTTTGTGTTTTTCATTCTTACCGTGGCTGCGGCGGAATCCGCCATCGGGCTGGCAATATTGGTGGTTCTGTTTCGCAATCTGCGTACGATCAATGTGGATGATCTGGATAAACTCAAGGGGTAA
- a CDS encoding NADH-quinone oxidoreductase subunit M, producing the protein MLFGLPLLSLVIWLPIFAGIGVLATGGDRNAQLARWLALVGSVAGLLVAIPLYTQFDPLMNAMQFVEHSAWIEHFNIHYHLGVDGIAMPLILLNCFTTPLVVIAGWQVISKRVSQYMGAFLIMSGIVNGVFSSLDAILFYIFWEASLIPMFLIIGVWGGPNRVYAAIKFFLYTLLGSLLMLVAFIYLYQVSGGSFSILDYHKLPLPLTPQILIFVAFLLAFAVKVPMWPVHTWLPDAHVEAPTGGSVVLAAILLKLGGYGFLRFSLPIVPDASQYLSTMMIVLSLIAVVYIGLVALVQADMKKLIAYSSVSHMGFVTLGFFLFNAYGLEGAMVQMISHGFISGAMFLCVGVLYDRLHSRQIADYGGVANKMPVFAAFFMLFAMANAGLPGTSGFVGEFIVIMAAVKVNFWYGFLAATTLITGAAYTLWMYKRVVFGAVASPGVEALKDINGREILILTVLAVAVLGMGLYPSPFTEVMHTTVDDLLAHVARSKL; encoded by the coding sequence ATGTTGTTTGGCCTTCCCCTGTTAAGTCTAGTCATCTGGCTGCCCATTTTTGCCGGCATTGGCGTGCTTGCCACCGGTGGCGACCGTAATGCCCAACTGGCAAGATGGCTTGCACTCGTTGGATCGGTAGCGGGCTTGCTGGTGGCAATTCCGCTCTATACCCAGTTTGATCCGCTGATGAACGCCATGCAGTTTGTGGAGCATAGCGCCTGGATCGAGCATTTCAATATTCATTATCATCTTGGTGTGGATGGCATCGCCATGCCGCTGATTCTGCTGAATTGTTTTACCACACCGCTGGTGGTAATCGCGGGGTGGCAGGTGATAAGCAAGCGCGTATCCCAATACATGGGTGCGTTTCTTATCATGTCGGGTATCGTCAATGGCGTGTTCTCATCACTCGATGCGATTCTGTTTTATATCTTCTGGGAAGCTTCGCTGATCCCGATGTTTCTCATTATTGGTGTTTGGGGTGGTCCCAACCGCGTGTATGCCGCAATCAAGTTCTTTCTCTACACGCTATTGGGTTCCCTGTTAATGCTGGTGGCATTCATCTACCTCTACCAGGTTTCCGGCGGCAGTTTTTCGATACTGGATTATCATAAGCTGCCGCTGCCGCTGACGCCGCAAATCCTGATATTCGTCGCGTTCCTGCTGGCGTTTGCGGTAAAGGTGCCGATGTGGCCCGTGCATACGTGGTTGCCGGATGCGCACGTGGAGGCACCCACCGGCGGTTCGGTGGTACTGGCCGCGATATTGCTGAAACTGGGTGGTTATGGCTTCTTGCGTTTTTCGCTGCCGATCGTGCCGGATGCAAGCCAGTATCTCTCAACCATGATGATCGTATTGTCATTGATTGCGGTTGTCTACATCGGACTCGTTGCCCTGGTGCAGGCGGACATGAAAAAGCTCATTGCCTATTCGTCGGTGTCGCACATGGGATTTGTCACGCTTGGTTTCTTTCTGTTTAACGCTTATGGACTTGAAGGCGCGATGGTGCAGATGATTTCGCACGGCTTCATTTCCGGCGCCATGTTTCTATGCGTGGGGGTGCTCTACGACCGCCTGCATTCACGTCAGATCGCCGACTATGGCGGCGTAGCCAATAAAATGCCGGTATTCGCCGCATTTTTCATGCTGTTCGCCATGGCCAATGCGGGGTTACCCGGGACCAGCGGTTTTGTCGGTGAATTCATCGTCATCATGGCCGCCGTCAAGGTAAATTTCTGGTATGGCTTCCTTGCCGCCACCACCCTTATTACCGGCGCCGCCTATACACTCTGGATGTACAAGCGAGTCGTGTTCGGTGCGGTGGCGAGTCCCGGAGTGGAAGCGCTGAAGGATATTAACGGACGCGAGATTCTGATCCTGACGGTTCTGGCAGTGGCGGTACTGGGAATGGGCCTTTACCCGTCGCCATTCACGGAGGTCATGCATACCACGGTGGACGATTTGCTGGCGCATGTCGCCCGCAGCAAACTGTAG
- a CDS encoding YchJ family protein, giving the protein MMPCPCGGMGLTAKRPGTQGSNEKYADCCGHYLDGGEAAPTAEAVMRSRYTAYTLGREDYLLATWHHTTRPASLKLEGEPRKWLGLEVRRHEQPESDHSVVEFVARYKVGGRAHRLHEISHFVREAGKWFYVDGNFV; this is encoded by the coding sequence ATGATGCCCTGCCCCTGTGGTGGCATGGGGTTAACGGCGAAACGGCCGGGCACCCAAGGCAGCAACGAAAAATACGCCGACTGCTGCGGCCACTATCTGGATGGCGGCGAAGCCGCACCCACTGCGGAAGCAGTGATGCGTTCGCGCTACACCGCGTACACTCTCGGTCGTGAAGATTATCTGCTGGCGACATGGCATCACACTACACGCCCGGCTTCACTTAAACTGGAAGGCGAACCACGCAAATGGCTGGGACTGGAAGTGAGGCGCCATGAACAGCCGGAGTCGGATCATTCGGTGGTGGAATTTGTGGCGCGCTATAAGGTGGGTGGCCGTGCGCATCGTTTGCATGAAATCAGCCACTTTGTGCGCGAGGCGGGGAAGTGGTTCTATGTGGATGGCAATTTCGTCTGA
- the nuoN gene encoding NADH-quinone oxidoreductase subunit NuoN — translation MNFMPPDFAPAYPEIFLLVMVCVVLLADIAWGEKKPYVAYLLSQITLLGCALITFGTSVPGVVYTFSGMFVDDAMADILKMLVYITVATVLVYSRAYISVRGMLSGEFFSLALFATLGMMVMISASHFLTLYLGLELLSLSLYAMVALRRESAAATEAAIKFFVLGALASGFLLYGMSMIYGATGSLNIARVTEVIQGGVSNHAVLVVGLVFIVAGISFKLSAAPFHMWAPDVYQGAPTAVVLFIGAAPKLAAFGFVMRLLVEGMGAMVADWQGMLVILAVMSMMIGNLAAIAQTNIKRMLAYSTISHMGFMLLGFIATDENGYSASMFYVVVYILMTLGTFGMIMLLSREGFEADKLDDFKGLNRRNPWYAFITLLLMFSMAGVPPTVGIYAKLSVLQAVLSAGYIWLAVVAVLFSLIGAFYYLRIVKLMYFDEPETDAPILPESDVKLLISANGLAILAFGLFPQALMALCAYAIQQSI, via the coding sequence ATGAATTTTATGCCGCCTGATTTCGCCCCCGCCTACCCGGAGATTTTTCTTCTGGTCATGGTATGCGTGGTGTTACTGGCCGATATCGCATGGGGCGAAAAAAAGCCCTATGTGGCTTACTTGCTGTCGCAAATTACGCTGCTCGGTTGTGCGCTGATTACTTTTGGCACTTCCGTGCCCGGTGTGGTTTATACGTTTTCGGGCATGTTCGTGGATGACGCCATGGCCGACATACTGAAGATGCTGGTGTATATCACCGTCGCTACGGTGCTGGTGTATTCGCGTGCCTATATCTCTGTACGCGGCATGCTTAGCGGCGAATTCTTCAGTCTGGCGTTATTTGCCACGCTCGGCATGATGGTGATGATTTCCGCCAGTCATTTCCTGACACTTTATCTGGGGCTGGAACTCCTGTCGTTGTCGCTTTACGCCATGGTTGCATTGCGACGCGAATCAGCGGCGGCAACCGAGGCGGCCATCAAGTTTTTTGTCCTCGGAGCGCTCGCTTCCGGTTTTCTGCTGTATGGCATGTCCATGATTTACGGAGCAACGGGTTCGCTTAACATTGCTCGCGTAACGGAAGTGATACAAGGCGGCGTGAGTAATCATGCGGTGCTGGTGGTGGGGCTGGTATTCATCGTCGCCGGTATCAGTTTCAAGTTGAGTGCGGCGCCGTTTCACATGTGGGCACCGGATGTTTATCAGGGAGCGCCCACAGCCGTGGTACTGTTTATCGGTGCGGCGCCGAAACTGGCGGCGTTCGGTTTCGTCATGCGCCTGCTGGTGGAAGGCATGGGAGCAATGGTGGCGGATTGGCAGGGAATGCTCGTCATTCTGGCGGTGATGTCCATGATGATTGGTAATCTCGCCGCTATTGCCCAGACCAATATCAAGCGCATGCTGGCCTATTCCACCATCTCGCACATGGGTTTCATGCTGCTGGGTTTTATCGCCACCGATGAAAACGGCTATAGCGCATCCATGTTCTACGTGGTGGTCTACATATTGATGACCCTGGGGACATTCGGCATGATCATGCTGCTGTCGCGCGAGGGATTCGAGGCCGATAAGCTCGATGATTTCAAGGGGCTCAACCGGCGCAACCCGTGGTACGCATTTATTACGCTGCTATTGATGTTCTCGATGGCCGGCGTTCCGCCTACGGTGGGAATTTATGCCAAGCTGTCGGTGCTACAGGCGGTGTTGAGTGCCGGCTACATATGGCTGGCGGTAGTGGCGGTGCTATTCTCGCTGATCGGCGCGTTTTATTACCTGCGTATCGTTAAACTGATGTATTTCGATGAGCCGGAAACTGATGCGCCTATCCTGCCGGAAAGTGACGTCAAGCTATTGATCAGCGCGAATGGCCTGGCGATACTCGCATTCGGGCTTTTCCCCCAGGCCCTGATGGCGTTGTGCGCCTACGCTATTCAGCAATCCATATAG
- the nuoL gene encoding NADH-quinone oxidoreductase subunit L yields the protein MTEMQKLYLLVPLAPLAGALIAGLFGRMIGPAWSHRTTIVLMMVCVVASITVFMDVLKGNIYNGSVYTWMISGDTRFEVGFLIDQLSAMMMVVVSGVSLMVHVYTIGYMHGDPGYQRFFSYISLFTFSMLMLVMSNNFLQLFFGWEAVGLVSYLLIGFWYTRPTAIYANLKAFLVNRVGDFGFLLGIGLVLTYFGTLDYAAVFAQAPQLMTQTIEVIPDSPWALLSVVCILLFVGAMGKSAQFPLHVWLPDSMEGPTPISALIHAATMVTAGIFMVARMSPLFELSETALSFILVIGGITTLFMALVAIVQNDIKRVVAYSTLSQLGYMTVALGASAYSAGVFHLMTHAFFKAVLFLGAGSVIIAMHHEQDMRKMGGLKKYMPITYWTMFIAAVASAGVPGFSGFFSKDAIIEAVHFTTIPGAGFAYFCAVTTVFVTAFYTFRLVFMTFHGKPRMDHHTEEHLHESPWVVTLPLIVLAIPSIGAGWLIGPMLFGDYFGSAIQILPQHEALAKMSAEFHGIGGMMTHAVTTLPFWFSVSGIFAAWYLYRVNTDLPGKISQAAGPLYTLLDRKYFIDEFYSWLFAGGARALGGGFWKFGDVKVIDGFFVNGTARAVAGIAMLVRRFQSGYIYHYAFTMIVGVFVLMSFWLYGS from the coding sequence ATGACTGAGATGCAAAAACTTTACCTACTGGTTCCGCTGGCTCCGCTGGCGGGAGCGCTTATCGCCGGATTGTTCGGCCGAATGATCGGGCCAGCCTGGAGTCATCGGACCACCATTGTGTTGATGATGGTGTGCGTGGTCGCATCCATTACCGTTTTCATGGATGTATTGAAAGGAAACATCTATAACGGCAGCGTTTATACCTGGATGATTTCTGGTGATACGCGTTTCGAGGTTGGATTTCTGATCGATCAACTCTCGGCCATGATGATGGTTGTGGTGAGCGGCGTGTCGTTAATGGTGCACGTATACACTATTGGCTACATGCATGGGGATCCGGGTTACCAGCGTTTTTTCAGCTATATCTCACTCTTCACCTTCTCGATGCTGATGCTGGTGATGTCGAATAATTTCCTCCAGCTTTTCTTTGGCTGGGAGGCGGTTGGACTGGTTTCTTATTTGCTTATCGGCTTCTGGTATACCCGTCCTACCGCGATTTATGCCAACTTGAAAGCTTTTCTGGTCAATCGTGTCGGCGATTTTGGTTTTCTACTCGGTATCGGCCTGGTATTGACGTATTTCGGCACGCTGGATTATGCGGCGGTATTTGCCCAGGCGCCGCAACTCATGACGCAGACGATTGAAGTCATTCCCGATTCGCCGTGGGCGCTATTGTCCGTGGTTTGCATTTTGCTGTTTGTCGGCGCAATGGGTAAATCTGCACAGTTTCCGCTACACGTCTGGCTACCGGATTCGATGGAAGGCCCAACGCCCATTTCCGCACTGATTCATGCCGCGACGATGGTCACCGCGGGTATTTTCATGGTGGCTCGCATGTCGCCATTATTTGAATTAAGCGAGACGGCGCTGTCGTTCATCCTGGTGATTGGCGGTATTACCACGCTATTCATGGCCCTGGTGGCGATTGTGCAGAACGACATCAAGCGTGTGGTGGCCTATTCGACCCTGTCGCAACTGGGTTACATGACTGTGGCGCTGGGTGCATCGGCTTATTCAGCGGGGGTTTTTCACCTCATGACCCACGCCTTTTTCAAGGCGGTACTGTTTTTGGGCGCTGGCTCGGTAATCATCGCCATGCATCATGAACAGGACATGCGAAAAATGGGCGGCCTCAAGAAATACATGCCCATCACCTACTGGACAATGTTTATCGCCGCAGTGGCAAGCGCGGGTGTGCCCGGTTTCTCCGGATTCTTTTCCAAGGACGCCATCATCGAGGCCGTGCATTTCACCACTATTCCTGGTGCGGGTTTTGCCTACTTCTGCGCGGTAACCACCGTGTTCGTTACCGCGTTCTACACCTTCCGTCTCGTATTCATGACTTTCCATGGCAAGCCGCGCATGGATCATCACACCGAAGAGCATCTTCATGAATCACCCTGGGTAGTGACGTTGCCATTGATTGTCCTGGCAATACCTTCCATCGGTGCGGGCTGGCTGATCGGGCCGATGCTGTTTGGAGACTATTTCGGCAGTGCCATACAAATCCTGCCCCAGCATGAAGCCCTCGCGAAAATGTCGGCGGAATTCCATGGCATAGGGGGAATGATGACCCACGCTGTTACAACCCTGCCATTTTGGTTCTCGGTCAGCGGCATTTTCGCCGCGTGGTATCTGTATAGGGTGAATACCGATTTGCCGGGGAAAATAAGCCAGGCAGCCGGGCCACTCTATACCTTGCTCGATCGTAAGTATTTTATTGACGAGTTCTATTCTTGGCTATTCGCTGGTGGCGCACGCGCGCTGGGTGGCGGATTTTGGAAATTCGGCGACGTAAAAGTCATTGATGGATTCTTTGTCAACGGCACGGCACGAGCGGTGGCTGGAATCGCCATGCTGGTACGCCGCTTTCAGTCCGGCTATATCTATCATTATGCGTTCACCATGATCGTTGGCGTATTTGTATTGATGAGTTTTTGGTTGTACGGGTCCTAG
- a CDS encoding serine/threonine protein kinase, translating to MIITGKPSPLNFSTLPPDRVLNALESIGFRSDGRLLALNSYENRVYQIGMEEGPPLVAKFYRPKRWTDAAILEEHAFVRELAEREIPVVPALILDGITLHSFEGFHFAIFPKHGGRAPELEDRNTLEWMGRFLGRIHAIGALKPFHERPTLDIASFGEQPRDYLLTHAFIPADLDAAYRAVVDQALDGVRHCFARAGEVRALRLHGDCHVGNVLWTDDGPHFVDFDDSRMGPAVQDLWMLLSGERADRVQQLTGVLAGYEDFCDFDERELHLVEALRTLRLIHYAAWLAQRWDDPAFKQTFPWFNTQRYWQDRILELREQIALMDEPPLWHA from the coding sequence GTGATAATAACGGGCAAGCCGTCCCCTCTGAATTTCTCTACACTCCCTCCCGATAGGGTATTGAACGCGCTGGAGAGTATAGGCTTCCGCAGCGATGGCCGGCTGCTGGCTCTCAATAGCTACGAGAACCGCGTCTACCAGATCGGCATGGAAGAGGGACCGCCGCTGGTAGCAAAATTTTACCGGCCCAAACGCTGGACGGATGCCGCCATACTCGAGGAACACGCCTTCGTGCGGGAACTGGCCGAGCGCGAAATACCTGTCGTGCCTGCATTGATACTGGATGGAATCACGCTGCACAGCTTCGAGGGATTCCACTTCGCCATTTTTCCAAAACACGGCGGCCGTGCACCCGAACTGGAAGACCGCAACACGCTGGAATGGATGGGGCGCTTCCTCGGGCGCATCCATGCCATCGGCGCACTCAAGCCATTTCACGAACGCCCCACACTGGATATCGCCAGCTTCGGTGAACAACCGCGCGATTATCTGCTGACGCATGCATTTATTCCGGCTGATCTCGATGCAGCCTATCGCGCTGTGGTGGATCAGGCGCTGGACGGCGTGCGCCACTGCTTTGCGCGCGCGGGTGAAGTGCGCGCATTGCGCCTGCACGGCGACTGCCACGTAGGCAACGTGCTGTGGACGGACGACGGTCCGCACTTCGTGGATTTTGACGACAGCCGCATGGGACCGGCGGTACAGGACTTGTGGATGCTATTGTCGGGCGAACGCGCCGACAGGGTACAACAGTTGACCGGCGTGCTGGCAGGATATGAGGATTTTTGCGATTTTGATGAACGCGAATTGCATCTGGTCGAGGCGCTGCGCACCCTGCGCTTGATCCACTATGCGGCATGGCTCGCGCAGCGCTGGGACGATCCCGCCTTCAAGCAGACATTCCCGTGGTTCAACACCCAACGCTATTGGCAGGATCGCATCCTCGAATTGCGCGAACAGATCGCCCTGATGGATGAGCCGCCGCTGTGGCACGCATGA